The Gossypium hirsutum isolate 1008001.06 chromosome D07, Gossypium_hirsutum_v2.1, whole genome shotgun sequence genome includes the window atcatttcaatgaGTGAAAGAAGAATTAATAATCAATCAAAATGCTAACACAAGCATgctaaaactttcaaattttcttcaAGTTGCATTTTAAATGGCAAAAGTTTAATAGAAAACATAAACCATTAGCTAGCAAATATTCCTTTATAATCTTCAAGTTGAGAACATGGTAAGAAAACAAAGAGATGACACTTATTAAGTGCTTGATGTGCCCAACATATCAAACCAAGACACCATCTCTTGATGGACCTGAAATCAATTCCACAAGGAATTTGCAGCCAACTATTAGGAAGTATGAACTAATTTGAACAAATTGTATGCAAACAATGGAACCTAAATTCACTTTAGTTGTCAGTAACCATAGACCTTTTCCTCTTTTCTAACTAGCCACTTGGCAGTTCATATGACCTAAACTTGAATATTTCACAACACTTCTCTCCCAACAATGACAATAGCCACAAGTATATCAGCAAACCACTTTTCCAGTCATTTCCTGACAGCAGAATACGAAGGAGAAATAATTTATAAGATCCAAATGAAAAGGTACAAAATCAGTTTCCAAACATCACCCCTAGTTAGTCCCACAATGACCATTACTAATTTGCTCTTTAGAAACAAATCTTTCTTTGGAATCGTTATCATTGAATCACAACATTAAAGCAAAATATATACTAGTTCACTATGTATTAAAAATCTTTCTATTGAAATGATATCATTCATGACAATAAAGGAAAAACACTTTCAAATATGAATAGCAACGAAATGATCATTGAAGCTGAGGATTGCATAGTAAGGTAGCTCAAAGCTAGAAGGAAAGCACACAAAATTGTCATATTTTTGCGGAAAAACTGCAAAATACTTACAAGGATGATTTTAGTTTCATCCAACTCCCTctgaattttcaataatttatctgCCTCTGCAGGGTCCTGAAAACAGAAAGAGGGTTATGGAAGGTTTTCTAAATGCAACTCCTATAAAGCTCCTGGTAACATGCTCtgaaaataaattgtgaaattaatttgaaaattataattacacatCACATTGAAACACAGCAGAAATGCACGAGAAACAAAACAGACACCTGATATTTGGTCAAAGCATTATCCAAATAGGGCCAAGGTTCAGTGCTATCAGCTTGTGCAGTTCTCCATGATTCCCCGAAGTTTTTCTGATATTCATCTATCACCTGCCAAACATTACTATTTGAATTTCTTCAAAGAAACCAAAGAGGATACAACCTCACAGATATATTTCACAACACCAAAACAAAGAACAATAAAAGTAATGCATACCAAATGTGATGATATGTGACCTGGACTCTTGACATCATCTTAAACTTTTAGTGTCAATACACACATCTACCTCCAACAATCCATCTGGTTATCACTATCAGGTTCAAAGAGAAGAGTAGAGTAGAGTCTATATATCTCTTGAAACATAACAGTGTGCAAAAAAGCTGTGTGATAAATCTAAGAGCAGAGTCTGCTGATAAGGTTCCACGTGAAACAAAGGATCTGGTTAAGCCTGGAATTGAGCTGGAAAATGAGACTGAGCTTAGACTTAATCTTGGAAGTGCTCAGAAATGAGAATAAGCTGAAGGCTGAGCCAGGAAACGAAGAGAAGCAAAGAGCTGGGAAGATGGAAGCTAATGGAGCTGCAAGGGAGCTAATATTTGATAGCTAGAGTACAAGCTGAGAGCTGGTAGGCAAAGTATCAGCCAGAGGAATGAGAATGAGGAAAGAAGCAGTGGTTACTGAGCTGGAATTAGGCCAATATCTAGAATTTGAAGCTCCTGTTGTAAATAGGACAACTGTCAATAATTACATTATTGCTCctataaattagctcattttactGTAATCTAGTCTCTATTCATATATTCATGTAAACAGTTCTAATCATGAATGAAAGTATCCTTTCTCTCTTTCATatattcttcttctttcttttactttctcttcattTCCTGCTATAATCACAGTCTCGGGCTGTGCCACCCTATAAAATTGTACTAAGAAAACTAGATGCAAACAATTGAAAACACCAATATTGCAGCCAGTAAGATTGGATGATATTGAAGCTTAAGACAAATCGTGACACAGAGAATTCAATTACCTGGTTGAGAAGCGAAAAAGCACTTCGAACAGGGTAGTGATCATCCATAAATCCAATTACACAAAGTCCATTTCTGTTGTAAGAATGTACCTTGTACTCTACAATAACATCACCaaaccaataaataaataaattattaatcatAATTTCTCATAGTCTCGTCATGATCAATCAAATCATCTTCTCAAACCTAAAATAGAAACGAAGTTAACAAAAACATAAAGATCACCATATAACGTGAGAAATCTTTATCAATCGAGAGAACGCAAATGAATCATGATATTCGTTTTACTCGTAAAATCGAAAATTCAAAAAAGATCGCAATCTAAGACAAGATAGAAAACAAAAGATCCAAACGCGATGTTCTTGATCCAACTACCACAGATATTGGTAATCGACGATACCAACACCAtcctaaaatacaaaattaagaaTGGTTCGAAGCGGACGGACCTTCGTGCTGGACGGACTGGCGCTGACCGGGAGGGGTTCGTTTGGCGACGGTTCGAGAAACAAAGACGATAAACTCCCGAACGCTTGACCTTTGGAAGAAACCGAAATGGCTCACATCGCAAGCATTGGCTAGTATTATCGGATCGGCTCCTTCCGGCATGCACTTCAACACCAATAACGCCGTGATCTTcatctttctctttctctctcaaTTTCCCCTAACCCAAAATCTTTTTTGAAAAAAGATCTTTTTTCTTTATCTTTCTCTCTgcaaaaaggaagagaaaatgcTTTTATTTTTCGTGTTTGGATTCGTAAGAAAGGAGAGTCGATGatttttcagttttctttttaCGATTCTTTGCAATCGCCTTGGCTGCCgcgattttaatttgatttaattgtacTTTTAGTCCctacattatttaatatttaaaatttaatttatctattttaatttgatatgatTTGATCCCTTTGATAATACTATTAATAGTTTCAAATTGATAACTTTATTAATTACTGCAGTTAAATTGATTATTTCGATTTTCTAAAATAATCCTAAGAATTTGATTGATATGAAAACTTATTACTAGTTGAACATGGCTAATTACGTAATTTTGATTGTGTAATCGaaatatagtttaaaattttacggATCACTTCAATGTAGCAACTAATATTGTTAccaatttagtcctattaatAACATTTTGAAAGTAGAATACCCAATTTATGTTAATTAAAGTAAatatttagatttagatttagcATAAAAGAGGGACTAACATTATTGTTAATTATATCGGTTTGGAGGAAGTTTGATAGATCAAGACCGTTGATCTATTTTGTTCCACAAGAATCTTACACAATGGCAGTTCAATTTTGGTTTAAATGTGTAAGAGGTATTTGTAttcttttaaaacttaaaatttaatcctgtattgttttatttacaatttttggtCCCTTTATCTAATTTTGCGAGATTATTGACATGGCAATTATGAAAAAGGTAAATAAAATCCACATTCTCCTACACTAATAACAATATCAAtgtcaatcgagttaaaactcaatcgacaattcttttttttaatttaattataataaataaatattaatataaaatattttaaaatttattattaaaaaataaaatgggccGAGCCAAGTTGAGCTATGATTGGGTTGATTGAGATGATCGGACTATCTAACCCATGAATACCTTCATTTACCATTCAAAGAGcaactaacatatttctttttttttaaaaaaaaatcattttttttatatttttcataaatttagaaattttaaaatgatgttttaaatttttttcataaatttttttatatttttagaaaagaaaatgttttttttataatttttatttaaaaattattttttatacttttaaagtaaaccaaaattaaaaaataataaacgtTGATGGTTTAAACATCAACGATTTAACAACAATATGGAATGAAGGAAATGAAagttttagttaaaattaaaatatatgaagtaGATTTTAGAATAGGATAGGATCTCACAGATTTAAACCTTCCATTTTCATACATTTGAAGGTGGAGCTGCAGTCAAATTAAAAGTAACGTTGGGCTGTCCATGAACTATAAATATAAATCATTGAGCAAAATGAATCAAGTTCTGTCCATGaaccttttaaaatttaacaaatatattataattgAAAATAACTTGTTATTTGGTTAATATTTGATGCAGACAGTGAGTAATTCTTTGTACTGTCAATAAATTTACTTACCTTCGTTTACTATGAATGATGCATTGAAATTGATAAACCAAGTTTTCAACTGCGAAAGAAAAAGGGCAAATAGTGGTTCAGTTTAGTTACAATGAAGGTTCAGATTCTAAAATATGCCGCTGGGTATCCTTCACCAGCGAGGAAACACACAAACCAAACACAGAAAGAAAATAGGGAGCAGGGGTTGGAAATGGTGAGACCCAGATTCTCCTCTTTTCAAGACAGGTAAAGGAACAAGGCCTGTAGCTGCAAGAAAGACAAATTTCGCCAATGGTTTCACTGTAGTACATTTAACAGGTCTGAGTTCTAAAACAAAATCTTGCTACTGCTAACTTACATGTAGGAACAAGCTGAACAATGACAACCAAAAGGTAAATTTACTGTACATTGAATGCCTTCTacaggaattgttgaagaattgAAGGACAACCAAGAGAAGAAGCTCAAACGAAATGGAAATACTGGAAGCAAATACGTACTGGATtcaaacatttatttttacaTGACCTGTCTGCCCCTTTGTTGAACTACAATTTTATTGACGATCTCCCCTGCTGAGGTAACAAAGTAGGTCACCTGACATAGAATGATGGAAAGTTGCAGGCAAGAAGAAAAGATTTAGACATCCAATGCCTAATACCAATATTAATGGGTGATTTTGAAGTTCAAAGAACCTATAAGTTTCTTCGGGCATAAACTATGATCAATTGAAAATGAATAGAGTACTTACCATCTCCAGTGAGCCGAGTCTATGGAGAAGAAACCCATCAGTCATTTCTCTGAGGAACAGAAAGACAAAAATGTTCGTCTCAAATTAATATTTGAAATAGAAAACAGGATTGGCATGAGGTTTTCGAGAATATAACTCACGTTCTAATTCGGTATCTTCCATTGCCAGAACCCAAACGGGAGTTCTCTTTAATCAAACCTGGGTTTCCTATATAAGCAACATTATCTTGAAGGGCATAGCTAAAGCAACCTTGCTGGCTTAGGTAAACATTCTAGACACAAGCACAAAAATTTGAGTCAGTCTAAGCATCAAGATTACCAGAAATGTCATGGTGAATGaaaatcaatgtttttttttttaaaatccctTCAATTTTTATGGGGATGGTGGAGTTCATAATACTGAATTTGAATAAGCCTCACCACTCCAAACTTCACGAATATATGGTGTAGAGGCTCATTAATCAGTTTTGCAGTAAATTCTTCCTCATTCTCTTTACATGCAACCAATGGGTGGAATCCAACTACCATGCGCCTGGATACATAGATCTCAAATCCTTAACTACTGTTACGGATGGAAATCTACAAGCATTTAATAATAAGAAACTGAAACCCAAAGAAGCAACTTGTGGGACAAAGCAGTCCAAGCCATGAAAATATGGAGTACTTCTTGAAGTTTTAACTTCAGCAGGCAGGCTGAACAATTGCCACAGAACAAGAAATTCAAGATCTCTAACTTAAATGACAGGTGCTAACTCAGCTGAGACTATATTTCAGTTCTGATCTATACTATTATCACTGAGATCAGAAAACTTGTCAAAGCTAAGTTAAGTAGACTACTGCAAGACTGAAGCATGACCAGCCAAGAAGATGTAGTCTCATTTACCAGTCACTTGTGGTTGCTTTTAATGTCCTTGTCAGCCAATTTGACAAATTGCCCCTCTTGCCACTCGGTGATCCCACAACCACTGTGTCCTTACAGTTTCATAATGAGCCCAAATTAGAGGAAAGAAGACAGATCATTAACACAAATATTCATGCTCATAAATAAGACAGAAAGCAAGTAAATAATTTCTTGAAAGTACACTTCAGTAATCATACTCAAGCTCTAACATGTAGGGCCTCTGACCATGGTAATAGCCAGATAGCCACTCTATGAGGTTTAAAACCAAGAACTATAATAGAAAAGTAGGTTAAACAACTAATGATAATGACATAAGGGCCACCAAACTCGGTATACTAAGTGATGGTGCAGGGGTTAGTACTtagtagtattttttttttttttacatctcATCATACTTGCAGTGAACAAAGAATTTAAACGCTAGATCTGACAAACAAGTAACCACCTGCAATGAAGCAGTATTCAAACTGAGAATATCTAACATTCTCCCACGGGGTAGTTTGACCTGATGGAGAAAGCAACCAAATCCATCATGTTTAGAACCTCCAGTGGTATACCTACAAGCACCATTATCCATAACTATTCACTGAAGCAACGCTGGCAGATGAATGCAAATATGCTTATGCAACCAAGTGAAAGACTTGATTAGCAAGGGGATTGTATACCAGGGGACATTCAATAAGGGAGAGAGCCTGGTCACCTGCAAAGTATATATTTAGATTCATTAGTATGGAAACCAAGCCAGAAACAACTTGTATATTAATCTTATTGAAAACAAATTTCACTGTATATGGAGAAAATGCAGAGAGGACTTACGTTCTGCATGAGTGGATCGTCCTCACCAAGCTCGCTAATATTCACCACAAACTTCAAATCATAAGCTTTGGCCACATTCCCCATCTTTATCAAGGACAATAAATTTAGTCAAACCAGGAAATTGACACAAAAATGCTCTGATGCAACCACCAATTATAATTTGATTCAATCATATcagatggagagaataaaaatGGGGAATTAGAGCCAACATGGGTTGGTTCAATTGGTTGAGTAATCATAAACACCTTGACAAGCACCAGGTCCCATGATCAATAAGTACCACTTTTATgaccaaaagaaagaaaatcaggTAAACGGAACGAAAAACATGAGAAGGCCACCCACAACCACTGATTCAGCATCAAAATCCCTGTTTGATTACTCATCGTAAATACTCTTTCCGCTATAAACATTACAGCTTAAGATATAGAAAAGCCAAAACTCCTGTTTTCTGTTCATCTTATTGAAATTCAACACTCACCAACTCCATAAGTAATAATTACTCTTGTGCCAAAGAAACAAACCAGAAGTGACTTGACAATTTATAATTCTCCATCGGGATAGAAACTTAGAAGAGAAAATAAGACGAAAACGAAAGCGAAAACAGAGGAAAGAGGAAAGAGGAAAGAAACAGAGGAACTAACCAGTTTGAGAAGATGGGTCTGTTCTTGAAGTGATCTAAAGCCACCTCTAACGCTGATAAAGTACAGGTCAAAGGGGCTACCATTATCGTTGTAAACCAACTTTTGAGGCTGACCCAAGTTGAGAACAATGTAGAGAGCAAAGCAAAGCGATAGCTGAATACCCAAAGTACGAAGCCACGATGTTGttgatctctccatttctacctctGCAAAATctattgctttgattgatagaTAGATAGATCGATCGACCTATCGAGTTATAATAGTATAACATGAGAGCAAAGCCCATATCTGAGATCTGACAGTTACGTTTTAGCTTTGATTCCTGATGCTAAGCTTGCCACATGGTACAATTATTCCACTAAAAGACGCAATTAAGTCGGGACAAGCTTATCAGTTAATAAAACACTTATAGTCGGTTCATTTGTCCTTTCTCTATTGCCAACTGATACAACACAGGAAAGAAATTCAATAATTCGAATTTCAAGATATACATTCTCTATCTGGGTACccattttttaatgtaaaaaaaaacgaatatattgataaaatttaatCAACCATGGGTATAAAATAAAGGAGCCAAGCTCTCTCATCCATCCCACCTTTCTCTATAGCCATGGCAAAAGCAAAGTATCTCGTCTACTTGCTGGTTAGCACCAATGGTGTAGGCAAAGAAAACAAGTTCCTGCTCTGTTGCCGTCAACTTCTACATAGGCCCAAAAGGACCCTGTCACCAACTCTGATCAATACATCCCAAATTAACAGTAAATGGAATATGTGCCACCACTTATGACTAATTCAATGTTACATTCTCTAGTATATACACGTAGTATTGAGAGAAAAAAGTACATGGCGGCAGCACTGTTACAATCTCATACGTGATATGAACGTATTAATAGTACATGAACATTTCAGGAACCCTTATGGCAGGACCTTTGGGGTCCAATAATTAAAGACCTTGCAGCACAGCAACAATGTGGGCTTACTTGTTCCACTATTACTTGCTGATCCACCTTCGTTTTCGGGCTGGTCTCTCTGGCTTAACTTCGGAATCCGCAGGAGTTTCATTCTTGGCTGAAGGCAATGCCTCGCTCTCCATTTTCTTTATTGCCATGGCATCTTTTTCCTTGGGCATTGGAAGTTTGAATCTCTCACTTCGCTTCTTCAGCTTCTCGACAGTGTCAAGATGCCGGTCGTCCAATGGCCTTGTATCGGTCTCCTTGGTCTCTGGCGCACCAGCAGTTTTATTGTCAGACAAAGGGTGATGGTTCTCAGCAGGCTCGACCAACTTACCAGGTTCATCTAGAGTTTTGTTTGATTCTGCGGCATCCACATTATCAATCTTCTCAATCTCCTTGAACTTTGAGGAAGCAGATGACTTGCTATTGATACTGTAATCCCTTTCCTTATGGCTTGTCCAACGTTCCAATTTGGAGCGCCCCCGTTTTGACTCTTGCTGCTCATCATCTGAAGAAGGATCGTCTCTATGTTTTTTGGAAGAGTTATAATGAACTGGATTCTCGTTCTTCTCAACACTTCTCAAAC containing:
- the LOC107953804 gene encoding VAMP-like protein YKT61, which codes for MKITALLVLKCMPEGADPIILANACDVSHFGFFQRSSVREFIVFVSRTVAKRTPPGQRQSVQHEEYKVHSYNRNGLCVIGFMDDHYPVRSAFSLLNQVIDEYQKNFGESWRTAQADSTEPWPYLDNALTKYQDPAEADKLLKIQRELDETKIILHQTIDSVLARGEKLDSLVEKSSDLSAASQMFYSQAKKTNQCCSIL
- the LOC107953802 gene encoding uncharacterized protein, with amino-acid sequence MERSTTSWLRTLGIQLSLCFALYIVLNLGQPQKLVYNDNGSPFDLYFISVRGGFRSLQEQTHLLKLMGNVAKAYDLKFVVNISELGEDDPLMQNVTRLSPLLNVPWYTTGGSKHDGFGCFLHQVKLPRGRMLDILSLNTASLQDTVVVGSPSGKRGNLSNWLTRTLKATTSDWRMVVGFHPLVACKENEEEFTAKLINEPLHHIFVKFGVNVYLSQQGCFSYALQDNVAYIGNPGLIKENSRLGSGNGRYRIRTEMTDGFLLHRLGSLEMVTYFVTSAGEIVNKIVVQQRGRQVM